The following proteins are co-located in the Puniceicoccus vermicola genome:
- a CDS encoding ATP-binding cassette domain-containing protein — METTSPPSLSLRQLTKRFRTVTAVDHVDLDIFPREVVALLGANGSGKSTTFRLLLNIYRATSGQALLLGKSSRALDGQDFDEVGYIAEGQKLPTWMTVSAFIRYCASFYQEWDTEMEERLLAGFGLPLQQKIKHLSRGQRMKVAVASVLPARPKVVLMDEPFSGLDVETRAQLGNLLQKLSQDHGLTIVITTHDVEEVEVAASRISLLNRGQLKVNEPMAGYLQRHRFASIEKGKLGDLPPEIAKQIAPMPNLAGESTEHFVATYNDDFAQKIDAISGVQIRFEPMNLRQILTAHSLPLS, encoded by the coding sequence GTGGAAACGACCTCGCCCCCTTCCCTATCCCTGCGTCAATTGACCAAGCGATTCCGCACGGTCACCGCAGTCGATCATGTCGACCTTGATATATTCCCCAGAGAAGTCGTGGCCCTCCTCGGGGCAAACGGTTCGGGGAAATCGACGACCTTCCGACTGCTGCTCAACATTTATCGCGCCACGAGTGGCCAGGCCCTTCTCCTCGGAAAATCCTCTCGCGCCCTCGACGGCCAGGACTTCGACGAGGTGGGATACATCGCCGAGGGCCAAAAATTACCGACCTGGATGACCGTCTCGGCATTCATCCGTTACTGCGCCTCCTTCTACCAAGAATGGGATACGGAAATGGAGGAGCGGCTTCTCGCCGGCTTTGGTCTCCCTCTCCAGCAGAAGATCAAGCATCTCTCCCGTGGCCAACGGATGAAGGTGGCGGTGGCCAGTGTTCTGCCAGCCCGCCCCAAGGTCGTCCTCATGGATGAGCCCTTCAGCGGTCTGGATGTCGAAACCCGCGCCCAACTCGGCAATCTCCTGCAAAAACTTTCTCAGGATCATGGCCTGACCATCGTGATTACGACCCACGATGTGGAAGAGGTCGAAGTGGCCGCCTCCCGCATATCCCTCCTCAATCGAGGGCAGCTTAAGGTGAATGAACCGATGGCGGGCTACCTCCAAAGACACCGATTCGCCTCCATCGAAAAAGGCAAGCTCGGCGACCTTCCTCCGGAAATCGCGAAGCAGATCGCTCCGATGCCCAATTTGGCCGGCGAATCCACGGAGCACTTCGTTGCCACCTACAATGACGACTTCGCCCAGAAAATCGACGCAATTTCAGGAGTGCAGATCCGCTTCGAGCCGATGAATCTCCGTCAAATCCTCACCGCGCATTCCCTCCCCCTGTCATGA
- a CDS encoding SanA/YdcF family protein, with protein MNKKTLAKIAVLTATVLSLIAILAAEAIVSGRSDGYVHSEVTDLPNCDTALVLGCSPVLSDGRENLFFRYRIEMAHELYRSGKIHTLIVSGDNHSVDYDESTAMKEALVELGVPQERIFCDYAGFSTLDSVVRAKEIFGQDEFVVVSQEFHNRRAVFIGRSKGLTIHGINAKEVVMRHSIKTKIREKLARVKTVLDIWVFGREPRFLGERIEIQNT; from the coding sequence ATGAACAAAAAGACATTGGCAAAGATCGCTGTTCTAACCGCGACAGTTTTGAGCTTGATCGCCATTCTGGCAGCCGAGGCGATTGTTTCCGGCCGAAGTGACGGTTACGTTCATAGCGAAGTAACGGATTTGCCGAACTGCGATACTGCATTGGTCCTAGGTTGCTCTCCGGTTTTGAGCGATGGCAGAGAGAACTTGTTCTTCAGATACAGGATCGAGATGGCCCATGAACTCTACAGATCCGGCAAAATCCATACATTGATAGTCAGTGGTGACAATCACAGTGTCGACTACGACGAGTCAACCGCGATGAAAGAGGCGCTCGTTGAGCTCGGAGTGCCCCAGGAGCGTATTTTCTGCGACTATGCGGGATTCAGCACACTCGACTCGGTTGTCAGAGCGAAAGAGATTTTTGGACAAGACGAGTTTGTTGTCGTCTCTCAGGAGTTCCACAATCGCAGAGCCGTGTTCATCGGTCGTAGCAAAGGACTGACGATCCATGGGATCAACGCGAAGGAAGTCGTGATGAGGCATTCGATCAAGACGAAGATCAGAGAGAAGTTGGCCAGAGTAAAAACAGTTCTAGATATTTGGGTTTTCGGCAGAGAACCCCGGTTTTTAGGCGAGAGAATCGAAATCCAGAATACATGA
- a CDS encoding NADP-dependent isocitrate dehydrogenase, whose amino-acid sequence MSDQPTIIYTKTDEAPALATYSLLPIIQAFVKPCGIKLETRDISLAGRIIALFPDYLPDNLKIGDHLAELGAWTQDPAANIVKLPNISASVPQLRVAIEELQKKGYPLPDYPVDPQNDKEKEIRVRYDKVKGSAVNPVLREGNSDRRAPKAVKEYARKYPHSMGEWSEDSKTTVATMGQGDFFANEKSFTTDGPVTVKMEFVGDDGSTQVLKEATPLKAGEILDGTCMSKAALVEFLEEQIAKAKEDDVLFSLHLKATMMKVSDPLIFGHAVQVYFRDLIEKHADTLAELDVDFNNGFGDLVAKIQKLPEDKKAEIEADIQAAYENGPDLAQVNSHKGITNLHVPSDVIVDASMPAMIRVGGKMWNAKDETQDTLAVIPDSSYAGIYQAVVDFCKKNGAFDPKTMGTVPNVGLMAQKAEEYGSHDKTFEAPGKGSIRVVDEAGVVLFEHQVEEGDIWRACQTKDDPIRDWVKLAVTRARDSETPAIFWLDETRAHDAQILLKVKEYLKDHDTEGLDIRILPPFEACTVSLARAFKGEDTISVTGNVLRDYLTDLFPILELGTSAKMLSIVPLMKGGGLFETGAGGSAPKHVQQFVKENYLRWDSLGEFLALAVSLEHLAKVFDKPKAKILGKTLDAATGSFLENDKSPTRRIGGIDNRGSHFYLALYWAQELAEQNEDSELKAIFAPIAEKLSAEESKIVEELIAAQGKPADIGGYYHFDEKKVSEAMRPSATLNQILASIG is encoded by the coding sequence ATGTCCGATCAGCCTACCATTATCTACACGAAGACCGACGAAGCGCCGGCCTTGGCGACGTATTCCCTCCTCCCGATTATTCAGGCATTTGTGAAGCCCTGCGGGATCAAGTTGGAAACGCGTGACATTTCTCTCGCCGGGCGAATTATCGCCCTTTTTCCGGACTATTTGCCGGATAATTTGAAGATCGGCGATCACTTGGCCGAATTGGGAGCTTGGACTCAGGACCCGGCGGCCAACATCGTGAAGCTCCCGAACATCAGTGCCTCGGTGCCGCAACTGCGGGTCGCGATCGAGGAGCTGCAGAAAAAGGGATACCCGCTGCCGGATTACCCGGTCGATCCCCAGAACGACAAGGAGAAGGAAATTCGCGTCCGCTACGACAAGGTCAAGGGGAGTGCGGTGAATCCGGTCTTGCGCGAAGGGAATTCGGACCGCCGCGCACCAAAAGCCGTCAAAGAATACGCCCGCAAGTATCCTCATTCCATGGGAGAATGGTCGGAGGATTCGAAGACGACCGTCGCGACCATGGGCCAGGGTGATTTCTTCGCGAACGAGAAGTCGTTCACGACCGACGGCCCGGTCACGGTCAAAATGGAGTTTGTCGGAGACGATGGTTCCACTCAGGTTCTCAAGGAAGCGACTCCGCTGAAGGCAGGGGAAATCCTCGACGGCACCTGCATGAGCAAGGCGGCTCTAGTCGAGTTCCTCGAGGAGCAGATTGCCAAGGCGAAGGAAGACGACGTCTTGTTCTCGCTCCATCTCAAGGCGACGATGATGAAGGTCTCGGATCCGCTCATCTTCGGCCACGCAGTCCAGGTTTATTTCCGCGACCTCATCGAGAAGCACGCCGACACGTTGGCCGAGCTCGATGTCGATTTTAACAACGGGTTTGGCGACCTGGTTGCCAAGATCCAAAAGCTTCCGGAAGACAAGAAGGCTGAGATCGAAGCCGATATCCAAGCGGCCTACGAGAACGGTCCGGATCTGGCCCAAGTTAACTCGCACAAGGGGATCACCAACCTCCACGTTCCGAGTGACGTCATTGTCGATGCCTCGATGCCGGCCATGATCCGCGTCGGTGGGAAAATGTGGAATGCCAAAGATGAGACTCAGGACACCCTTGCGGTAATTCCCGATAGCTCCTACGCCGGCATTTACCAGGCCGTGGTCGACTTCTGCAAAAAGAACGGTGCCTTCGACCCCAAGACCATGGGGACCGTCCCAAACGTCGGGCTCATGGCTCAGAAGGCGGAGGAATACGGTTCGCACGACAAGACCTTTGAAGCGCCCGGCAAGGGATCGATCCGCGTCGTTGACGAAGCGGGTGTGGTCCTCTTCGAGCACCAAGTGGAAGAAGGTGACATCTGGCGCGCCTGCCAGACCAAGGACGACCCGATTCGCGATTGGGTGAAGCTGGCGGTCACGCGTGCACGCGACAGCGAAACGCCGGCCATCTTCTGGCTCGACGAAACCCGCGCTCACGACGCGCAGATTCTCCTCAAGGTCAAAGAATACTTGAAGGATCACGACACGGAAGGTCTCGACATTCGCATCCTTCCTCCGTTCGAAGCCTGCACGGTTTCTCTCGCACGGGCCTTCAAGGGCGAGGACACGATTTCGGTGACCGGAAACGTTCTCCGCGATTACCTGACCGACCTTTTCCCGATTTTGGAACTCGGCACGAGCGCCAAGATGCTCTCCATCGTTCCTCTGATGAAAGGGGGAGGCCTTTTCGAGACCGGTGCTGGAGGTTCCGCTCCCAAGCACGTCCAACAGTTTGTGAAGGAGAACTACCTCCGCTGGGATTCTCTCGGGGAATTCCTTGCGTTGGCCGTCTCTCTTGAGCATCTGGCCAAGGTATTCGACAAGCCAAAGGCCAAGATTCTTGGCAAGACCCTCGATGCGGCTACAGGCTCCTTCCTGGAGAACGACAAGTCTCCGACGCGCCGCATTGGCGGAATCGATAACCGTGGGAGCCACTTCTACCTCGCCCTCTATTGGGCCCAGGAGTTGGCGGAGCAGAACGAAGATTCGGAGCTGAAGGCCATTTTCGCACCGATCGCCGAGAAGCTCAGTGCTGAGGAATCGAAGATCGTCGAAGAACTCATTGCCGCCCAGGGCAAGCCTGCCGACATCGGGGGCTACTACCACTTCGATGAGAAGAAGGTAAGTGAAGCCATGCGCCCCAGCGCAACCCTGAATCAGATTCTCGCCAGCATCGGTTGA
- a CDS encoding GNAT family N-acetyltransferase translates to MNRFATVQDLPSIADLRFRMFDEIGTTGQLTDNFLSKTINFYTSEYENKVCIHVVSESDNSIIGCAGGLIRKDEFLQASFKQPNYGYLMDVYVLPNFRRKGVARSMIEMLWGWFEASNISTVNLDASRLSGDLYEKLGFKSSIQMTRKINT, encoded by the coding sequence ATGAACCGCTTTGCTACAGTTCAAGATTTACCATCAATCGCAGACCTTCGCTTTCGAATGTTTGATGAAATAGGCACCACCGGGCAGCTAACCGATAATTTCCTCTCAAAAACTATAAATTTCTACACAAGTGAATATGAAAACAAAGTATGCATTCATGTTGTGTCCGAAAGCGACAACTCAATCATTGGATGCGCAGGAGGATTGATACGGAAAGATGAGTTCCTTCAGGCTTCCTTCAAACAACCGAACTATGGCTACCTAATGGACGTCTACGTCCTTCCCAACTTCAGAAGAAAAGGAGTCGCGAGATCTATGATCGAAATGCTCTGGGGATGGTTTGAAGCATCAAACATTTCGACAGTAAATCTAGACGCATCTCGATTAAGTGGCGACCTCTACGAAAAATTGGGGTTTAAATCTTCAATCCAGATGACAAGAAAGATAAACACATAG
- a CDS encoding exopolysaccharide biosynthesis protein, which yields MDSQSKTDIQDILQRLREKGEEKEEMSVRDMIETTGSRSFGPLLLLAGLIAISPLSGIPGVPSTVALIVIVSAGQMLVGRDHFWLPDWILRKKIAGNKIRKGMEMLMRPAGFVDRFMRPRMRVLTRGVGAGFVAVFCILVAATMPPLEPLPFLASTAGIVLTLMGMSLTTQDGLVALIGIIAAPLIGFGVYSLLS from the coding sequence ATGGACTCTCAATCTAAAACCGACATCCAAGACATCCTTCAACGCCTCCGTGAAAAAGGGGAAGAGAAGGAGGAAATGTCGGTCCGGGATATGATTGAAACGACGGGTTCTCGTTCCTTTGGGCCGCTATTACTCTTGGCGGGATTGATTGCGATTTCTCCTCTCAGCGGGATTCCGGGAGTTCCTTCGACGGTTGCTTTGATCGTGATTGTCTCAGCGGGACAGATGCTCGTGGGGCGAGATCACTTTTGGCTGCCGGACTGGATTCTACGAAAGAAAATCGCCGGGAATAAAATTCGGAAAGGGATGGAGATGCTCATGCGCCCCGCTGGATTTGTGGACCGATTCATGCGTCCCCGGATGCGGGTTCTCACCCGAGGAGTGGGAGCCGGATTTGTAGCGGTGTTTTGTATTCTCGTCGCGGCGACGATGCCGCCTTTGGAACCACTCCCTTTCCTCGCCTCAACTGCTGGGATTGTCCTGACGCTGATGGGGATGTCCCTGACCACGCAAGATGGTTTGGTGGCCCTCATCGGCATCATTGCCGCGCCACTGATTGGGTTTGGCGTTTATTCTTTGCTGAGCTAG